AACAATGGCCGATTCATCCACAGCAAACAGAGGATGGTGCAGTGGGTAGTTTAGTTTATTTTGGAATCCAACCCCGAGGCGGAACATGCTGCCGGGAGCGTGTTGTAGATAAACCGAGAAATCTTCCGCACCCATAGAGGCTTCGGGTATGATTAAAACGCGATCGCTTCCCCAAGCTTCCTTAGCTGCTGCTTCCAACAACTGAGTTAAGGCTAAGTCATTTTGTACTGATGGTACTCCCCGCTGATAGTTGATGTGATAGCGAGCGCCATAAGCATTACAGACATTGGCCACAATCTTTTCAATCCAATCCGGTAGACCAGCATAGGTTTGGGGATGAAGCGATCGCACTGTTCCTACTAGTTGCACTTGGTCAGCAATAATATTCGGAGCTCGCCCACCACTAATTTGTCCAATTGTCAAGACCATAGGGTGTAATGGGTTCTGGGTGCGACTAATAGCTTGTTGGAGGGTGGTAATCACCTGGGCAGCAATCCAAATCGCGTCAATAGCTTGGTGAGGGCGAGCTCCATGACCGGATTCTCCCATAATTACGATTTCTAAATCATCCGCTGCTGCTGTTAATGCCCCATAGCGGATACCAATAGACCCTGCTGGAATTGAGGGGAAAACGTGAAGACCAAAGATAGCACTCACATCCTTCATTCCCCCATCTTTGACAATCCAGTTTGCACCTTGAGCAATTTCCTCAGCTGGTTGGAACAGAAAGCGAGTATTACCAGGAAACCTTTCTCCGAGTTGGGATAGAACCATAGCTGTGCCTAAGCCTACGGTGGTGTGGACATCATGACCACAGGCATGCATGACTCCCGGTTGATGTGAGGCAAAATCCAGACAAGTTTGTTCGGTGATGGGTAGAGCGTCCATATCAGTGCGCAGTGCGAGTAATCGCTCATCTGTGCCACCAATCAGTTCACCGATAAGACCAGTTTTGCCAATCCCTTCTTGTACATGAAGACCACAAGAGGATAAGACCCCAGCTACGTAAGCTGCTGTTTGGTGTTCTTGACCACTCAATTCTGGGTAAGAGTGGAGATGACGGCGAATTTCGATCAGACGCGGGGCAAGTTCTTGGGCTAACTCTTTAATCTGGGAGAGCATGCTGCTAGATAAATACTAGATAAAATTGTTTCATACTTCACTTATTTATACTTCTTTTTTAATTGTTGTTGGGTAAATCTTCTTTTCGAGAGAGAATGTAATAGTTCGAGATTTTATCGAATTGAAAGTCTGGGGCTTTGCCCATCAAAGCATATGCCCTATGGGCATATGCACCTCAAGCTGATGACTGATAGCTGAACGCGCACGCGTGCGTGGCACAGGCTTCTAGCCTGTGATAAGTGCGCATATGCTTACACCTTTTTAGCTTTTATTATCTTGAGACATGAGACTCAAAACACGACCCCCAATTGGTGCAGTTCTGCTTGGATCGATAATTACATCCACAAGAAAAGGAATAGTAGATGCCATTGCCACCTCCAGTGCTGCTTGAAGACCGGACTCTGTTTTGACACGAATGCCATCTGCTCCCATTCCACGAGCGATCGCTAAGAAATCTGCCTGGGGAAATTGCGTATCTGCCCCCTTCAGTTTCCGCAACGCATTTCCCTGTTCGCACATATTGTAACAAGCGTCATTGAGAACAATCCAAACAGCAGGAATTCCATATTTGACTGC
The Moorena sp. SIOASIH genome window above contains:
- a CDS encoding M20 family metallopeptidase; amino-acid sequence: MLSQIKELAQELAPRLIEIRRHLHSYPELSGQEHQTAAYVAGVLSSCGLHVQEGIGKTGLIGELIGGTDERLLALRTDMDALPITEQTCLDFASHQPGVMHACGHDVHTTVGLGTAMVLSQLGERFPGNTRFLFQPAEEIAQGANWIVKDGGMKDVSAIFGLHVFPSIPAGSIGIRYGALTAAADDLEIVIMGESGHGARPHQAIDAIWIAAQVITTLQQAISRTQNPLHPMVLTIGQISGGRAPNIIADQVQLVGTVRSLHPQTYAGLPDWIEKIVANVCNAYGARYHINYQRGVPSVQNDLALTQLLEAAAKEAWGSDRVLIIPEASMGAEDFSVYLQHAPGSMFRLGVGFQNKLNYPLHHPLFAVDESAIVTGVVTLAYAIYKYWNQDC